In the Klebsiella aerogenes KCTC 2190 genome, one interval contains:
- the iclR gene encoding glyoxylate bypass operon transcriptional repressor IclR, with amino-acid sequence MATPVPAKRGRKPAAAAPAAQAGGQVQSLTRGLKLLEWISESHSSVALTELAQQAGLPNSTTHRLLTTMQQLGFVRQVGDLGHWAIGAHAFVVGSSFLQSRNLLAIVHPILRQLMEDSGETVNLAVLDKSDHQAIIIDQVQCTQLMRMSAPIGGKLPMHASGAGKAFLSQLSEEEVTTLLHRKGLHAYTHATLVSPVHLKEDLAQTRKRGYSFDDEEHALGLRCIASCIYDEHREPFAAISISGPISRMTDDRVTELGALVIKAAKEVTLAYGGVK; translated from the coding sequence ATGGCTACCCCGGTTCCCGCCAAACGCGGCAGAAAACCCGCCGCTGCCGCCCCTGCCGCGCAAGCTGGCGGGCAAGTGCAGTCGCTTACCCGCGGCTTAAAACTGCTTGAATGGATTTCTGAATCGCATAGCAGCGTCGCGCTCACCGAACTGGCGCAGCAGGCGGGACTGCCTAACTCCACGACCCATCGTCTGCTCACCACCATGCAGCAGCTCGGTTTTGTCCGCCAGGTCGGCGATCTGGGGCACTGGGCGATTGGCGCGCATGCGTTTGTCGTCGGCAGCAGCTTCCTGCAAAGCCGCAATCTGCTGGCCATCGTCCATCCTATTCTGCGCCAGCTGATGGAAGATTCCGGCGAAACGGTCAACCTGGCGGTGCTGGATAAAAGCGATCATCAGGCGATTATCATTGACCAGGTGCAATGTACGCAGCTGATGCGCATGTCGGCGCCGATTGGCGGCAAATTGCCGATGCACGCGTCAGGCGCCGGAAAAGCGTTTCTGTCGCAGTTGAGCGAAGAAGAGGTCACCACGCTGCTACATCGGAAAGGGCTGCACGCTTACACCCACGCCACCCTGGTTTCTCCGGTACATTTGAAAGAGGATTTGGCCCAAACGCGTAAACGCGGCTATTCATTTGATGATGAAGAACATGCGCTGGGGCTGCGCTGTATCGCCTCCTGCATTTACGACGAACACCGCGAGCCGTTCGCCGCTATCTCCATCTCCGGGCCGATTTCGCGCATGACCGATGACCGGGTGACCGAGCTTGGCGCGCTGGTTATTAAGGCTGCAAAAGAAGTCACGCTGGCATACGGCGGGGTTAAATAA
- the metH gene encoding methionine synthase, which translates to MSNKVEQLHQQLRERILVLDGGMGTMIQGYRLSEQDFRGERFADWPCDLKGNNDLLVLSKPEVIREIHDAYFAAGADIIETNTFNSTTIAMADYQMESLSAEINFAAAKLARASADAWTARTPKKPRYVAGVLGPTNRTASISPDVNDPAFRNITFDQLVAAYRESTKALVEGGSDLILIETVFDTLNAKAAIFAVKEEFEALGVELPIMISGTITDASGRTLSGQTTEAFYNSLRHADALTFGLNCALGPDELRQYVQELSRIAECYVTAHPNAGLPNAFGEYDLDADTMAAQIREWAQAGFLNIVGGCCGTTPEHIAAMSRAVEGLPPRQLPELPVACRLSGLEPLNIGDDSLFVNVGERTNVTGSAKFKRLIKEEKYSEALDVARQQVESGAQIIDINMDEGMLDAEAAMVRFLNLIAGEPDIARVPIMIDSSKWEVIEKGLKCIQGKGIVNSISMKEGVEPFIHHAKLVRRYGAAMVVMAFDEVGQADTRERKIEICRRAYKILTEEVGFPPEDIIFDPNIFAVATGIEEHNNYAQDFIGACEDIKRELPHALISGGVSNVSFSFRGNDPVREAIHAVFLYYAIRNGMDMGIVNAGQLAIYDDLPGELRDAVEDVILNRRDDSTERLLELAEKYRGSKADDSANAQQAEWRSWEVKKRLEYSLVKGITEFIEQDTEEARQQAERPIEVIEGPLMDGMNVVGDLFGEGKMFLPQVVKSARVMKQAVAYLEPYIEASKEQGSSNGKMVIATVKGDVHDIGKNIVGVVLQCNNYEIIDLGVMVPAEKILRTAREENADLIGLSGLITPSLDEMVNVAKEMERQGFTIPLLIGGATTSKAHTAVKIEQNYSGPTVYVQNASRTVGVVSALLSATQRDDFVARTRKEYETVRIQHGRKKPRTPPVTLQAARENDLAFDWESYTPPVAHRLGVQEVEASIETLRNYIDWTPFFMTWSLAGKYPRILEDEVVGEEAQRLFKDANDLLDKLSAEKTLNPRGVVGLFPANRVGDDVEIYRDETRTHVLTVSHHLRQQTEKVGFANYCLSDFVAPKLSGKADYIGAFAVTGGLEEDALAEAYEAQHDDYNKIMVKAIADRLAEAFAEYLHEKVRKVYWGYAANENLSNEELIRENYQGIRPAPGYPACPEHTEKATIWELLDVEAHTGMKLTESFAMWPGASVSGWYFSHPDSKYFAVAQIQRDQVEDYGLRKGMTAAEVERWLAPNLGYDAD; encoded by the coding sequence GTGAGTAACAAAGTAGAACAATTACATCAGCAGTTAAGAGAACGCATTCTGGTTCTGGACGGGGGCATGGGCACCATGATCCAGGGCTATCGTCTGAGTGAGCAGGATTTCCGCGGCGAACGCTTTGCCGATTGGCCGTGCGACCTGAAAGGCAATAACGACCTGCTGGTCCTCAGCAAGCCTGAGGTTATTCGCGAGATCCACGACGCCTATTTCGCCGCCGGCGCGGACATTATCGAGACCAATACCTTCAACTCGACAACCATCGCGATGGCGGATTACCAAATGGAATCCCTGTCGGCGGAAATCAACTTTGCCGCCGCAAAGCTGGCCCGCGCCAGCGCCGACGCGTGGACCGCGCGTACGCCGAAAAAACCGCGCTATGTGGCGGGGGTGCTCGGGCCGACCAACCGCACCGCTTCTATTTCTCCGGACGTCAACGATCCGGCATTTCGGAATATCACGTTCGATCAGCTGGTGGCCGCCTATCGTGAATCCACCAAAGCGCTGGTGGAAGGCGGCTCGGATCTCATTCTTATTGAAACGGTCTTTGACACCCTGAACGCCAAAGCGGCGATTTTCGCGGTCAAAGAAGAATTTGAGGCGCTCGGCGTCGAGTTGCCGATTATGATTTCCGGCACTATCACCGATGCCTCCGGACGTACACTGTCCGGGCAGACGACCGAAGCGTTCTATAATTCGCTGCGCCACGCCGATGCCCTGACCTTCGGCCTGAACTGCGCGCTGGGGCCGGATGAGCTGCGCCAGTACGTGCAGGAGCTTTCGCGGATCGCCGAATGCTACGTTACCGCGCACCCGAATGCCGGACTGCCGAACGCCTTCGGCGAATACGATTTGGATGCCGACACTATGGCGGCGCAAATTCGCGAATGGGCGCAGGCTGGTTTCCTTAATATCGTCGGCGGCTGCTGCGGCACCACCCCGGAACATATCGCCGCCATGAGCCGGGCGGTAGAAGGCTTACCGCCGCGCCAGCTGCCGGAACTGCCGGTCGCCTGCCGTCTGTCTGGCCTGGAGCCGCTGAACATCGGCGACGATAGCCTGTTCGTCAACGTGGGTGAGCGGACCAACGTCACCGGCTCCGCTAAATTTAAGCGCTTAATCAAAGAAGAGAAATACAGCGAAGCGCTGGACGTGGCGCGCCAGCAGGTGGAAAGCGGCGCGCAGATTATCGATATCAATATGGATGAGGGGATGCTCGATGCCGAAGCGGCGATGGTGCGTTTCCTCAACCTGATAGCGGGTGAACCGGATATTGCCCGTGTGCCGATTATGATCGACTCCTCCAAGTGGGAAGTCATCGAAAAAGGACTCAAGTGCATTCAGGGCAAGGGCATCGTTAACTCGATCTCGATGAAAGAGGGCGTCGAACCCTTTATTCATCATGCTAAGCTGGTTCGCCGCTACGGCGCGGCAATGGTGGTCATGGCCTTTGATGAAGTAGGCCAGGCCGATACCCGCGAGCGCAAAATCGAAATTTGCCGTCGCGCCTACAAAATCCTCACCGAAGAGGTCGGCTTCCCGCCGGAAGATATTATCTTCGACCCCAACATTTTTGCCGTCGCCACCGGTATTGAAGAGCACAACAACTACGCTCAGGACTTTATCGGCGCCTGTGAAGACATAAAACGCGAGCTGCCGCATGCGCTGATTTCCGGCGGCGTCTCCAACGTGTCGTTCTCGTTCCGCGGTAACGATCCGGTACGTGAAGCGATCCACGCCGTATTCCTCTATTACGCTATCCGCAACGGTATGGATATGGGCATCGTCAATGCCGGCCAGCTGGCGATATACGATGATCTGCCTGGCGAGCTGCGCGACGCGGTTGAAGATGTGATCCTTAACCGCCGCGATGACAGTACCGAAAGATTGCTTGAGCTGGCGGAAAAATATCGCGGCAGCAAAGCGGACGATAGCGCGAACGCTCAGCAGGCGGAATGGCGCAGCTGGGAGGTGAAAAAGCGTCTTGAATACTCGCTGGTCAAAGGGATTACCGAATTTATCGAGCAGGATACGGAAGAGGCGCGCCAGCAGGCCGAACGGCCGATTGAGGTGATTGAAGGGCCGCTGATGGACGGCATGAACGTGGTCGGCGATCTGTTCGGCGAAGGGAAAATGTTCTTGCCGCAGGTGGTAAAATCCGCGCGGGTGATGAAACAGGCGGTGGCCTACCTCGAACCTTACATCGAAGCCAGCAAAGAACAGGGCTCCAGCAACGGTAAGATGGTGATCGCCACTGTGAAGGGCGATGTACACGATATTGGTAAAAACATCGTCGGCGTAGTGCTGCAGTGCAACAACTACGAAATTATCGATCTCGGCGTGATGGTGCCGGCAGAGAAAATCCTGCGTACCGCGCGCGAGGAAAACGCCGATCTGATTGGTCTCTCCGGGCTTATCACGCCGTCGCTGGACGAAATGGTCAACGTGGCGAAAGAGATGGAGCGTCAGGGCTTTACCATTCCGCTGCTGATTGGCGGAGCGACGACCTCGAAAGCCCATACCGCGGTGAAAATCGAACAGAACTACAGTGGCCCGACGGTCTACGTGCAGAACGCCTCGCGTACCGTAGGCGTGGTTTCAGCCCTGCTGTCGGCAACCCAGCGCGATGATTTTGTCGCCCGTACCCGTAAAGAGTATGAAACCGTGCGGATCCAGCACGGGCGTAAAAAGCCGCGCACGCCGCCTGTGACTCTGCAGGCGGCGCGGGAAAACGATCTGGCGTTTGACTGGGAGAGCTACACGCCGCCGGTAGCCCATCGCCTGGGCGTGCAGGAGGTGGAAGCCAGCATCGAAACGCTGCGTAACTACATCGACTGGACGCCGTTCTTTATGACCTGGTCGCTGGCGGGCAAATATCCGCGTATCCTGGAAGATGAAGTGGTGGGTGAAGAGGCGCAACGCCTGTTTAAAGACGCCAACGATTTGCTGGATAAACTCAGCGCCGAAAAAACGCTCAACCCGCGCGGCGTGGTCGGGCTGTTCCCGGCCAACCGCGTTGGCGACGACGTGGAAATCTATCGTGATGAAACCCGCACCCACGTGCTGACGGTCAGCCATCACCTGCGCCAGCAAACGGAAAAAGTCGGCTTCGCGAACTACTGCCTCTCTGATTTTGTTGCGCCGAAGCTGAGCGGTAAAGCGGACTATATCGGGGCTTTCGCGGTGACCGGCGGGCTGGAAGAAGACGCGCTGGCGGAAGCCTATGAAGCGCAGCACGACGACTATAACAAGATCATGGTTAAGGCCATCGCCGACCGTCTGGCGGAAGCCTTCGCCGAGTATCTGCATGAGAAAGTGCGTAAGGTTTACTGGGGCTATGCGGCCAATGAGAACCTCAGCAATGAAGAGCTGATCCGCGAAAATTACCAGGGGATCCGCCCGGCGCCCGGTTATCCGGCCTGCCCGGAACACACCGAGAAAGCGACCATCTGGGAACTGTTGGATGTGGAAGCGCATACCGGCATGAAGCTCACCGAGTCCTTCGCCATGTGGCCTGGCGCATCGGTTTCCGGCTGGTACTTCAGCCATCCTGATAGTAAGTACTTCGCCGTGGCGCAGATCCAGCGCGACCAGGTGGAAGATTACGGCCTGCGTAAAGGGATGACGGCGGCCGAAGTTGAGCGTTGGCTCGCCCCTAACCTCGGCTATGATGCTGACTAA
- a CDS encoding Na/Pi cotransporter family protein encodes MLTLLHLLSAVALLVWGTHIVRTGVMRVFGARLRTVLSSSVEKKPLAFCAGIGVTALVQSSNATTMLVTSFVAQDLVALAPALVMVLGADVGTALMARVLTFDLSWLSPLLIFIGVIFFLGRKQTRAGQLGRVGIGLGLILLALELIVQAVHPITQANGVQVIFASLTGDIMLDALIGAVFAIISYSSLAAVLLTATLTGTGVISFPVALCLVIGANLGSGLLAMLNNSGANAAARRVALGSLLFKLVGSLIILPFVHVLADVMHKLPLEESELVIYFHVFYNLIRCVAMVPFAGPMANLCKRLIRDEPELDNHLKPKHLDPSALDTPALALANAARETLRIGDAMEQMLESLRKVMHGEPREEKELRRMADDINVLYTAIKLYLARMPKDELAEEESRRWAEIIEMSLNLEQASDIVERMGSEIADKSLAARRAFSVEGLKELDALYELLLSNLQLAMSVFFSGDVPSARRLRRSKHRFRILNRRYSHAHVDRLHQQNVQSIETSTLHLALLGDMKRLNSLFCAVAYSVMEQPDEDDERDDY; translated from the coding sequence GTGTTAACGCTGTTACACCTACTTTCCGCCGTAGCCCTACTGGTGTGGGGTACCCATATTGTGCGCACCGGCGTGATGCGCGTCTTTGGCGCGCGCCTGCGTACCGTGCTCAGCAGTAGCGTGGAGAAAAAACCGCTCGCCTTCTGCGCGGGGATTGGCGTCACCGCGCTGGTGCAGAGCAGTAACGCCACCACCATGCTGGTGACGTCGTTTGTGGCCCAGGATCTGGTCGCGCTGGCGCCAGCGCTGGTCATGGTGCTGGGTGCGGATGTGGGGACGGCGCTGATGGCGAGGGTACTGACCTTCGACCTCTCCTGGCTATCGCCGCTGCTGATATTTATCGGCGTTATTTTCTTCCTCGGGCGTAAACAGACCCGCGCGGGCCAGCTTGGACGGGTGGGGATCGGCCTCGGGCTGATCCTGCTGGCGCTGGAGCTCATCGTCCAGGCGGTGCATCCGATTACCCAGGCCAACGGCGTTCAGGTGATTTTCGCCTCGCTGACCGGCGATATCATGCTGGATGCGCTGATTGGCGCCGTGTTCGCCATTATCAGTTACTCCAGCCTGGCGGCCGTGCTGCTGACCGCAACGTTAACCGGCACCGGGGTGATCTCTTTCCCGGTGGCGCTATGTCTGGTCATCGGCGCTAACCTTGGCTCAGGTCTGCTGGCGATGCTTAACAACAGCGGCGCCAACGCGGCGGCGCGGCGGGTGGCGCTTGGCAGCCTGCTGTTCAAGCTGGTGGGGAGCTTGATAATTTTGCCATTTGTGCACGTACTGGCGGATGTCATGCACAAATTGCCGCTGGAAGAGTCGGAGCTGGTCATCTACTTCCACGTCTTCTACAACCTGATTCGCTGTGTGGCGATGGTGCCGTTCGCCGGGCCGATGGCGAATCTGTGTAAACGCCTGATCCGCGATGAGCCGGAGCTGGATAACCATCTCAAGCCGAAGCATCTGGATCCCTCGGCTTTGGATACGCCGGCATTGGCGTTGGCCAATGCCGCGCGTGAAACCCTACGTATCGGCGACGCCATGGAGCAGATGCTGGAAAGCCTGCGCAAGGTGATGCACGGCGAGCCGCGCGAAGAGAAAGAGCTGCGGCGGATGGCGGACGATATCAACGTGCTGTATACGGCGATTAAGCTTTATCTGGCGCGGATGCCGAAGGACGAGCTGGCGGAAGAGGAGTCGCGCCGTTGGGCGGAAATTATCGAGATGTCGCTCAACCTGGAGCAGGCGTCTGACATCGTCGAGCGAATGGGCAGCGAAATCGCCGATAAATCTCTGGCGGCGCGGCGCGCATTTTCCGTTGAGGGGCTAAAAGAGCTGGATGCGTTATACGAGCTACTGCTCAGTAACCTGCAGCTGGCGATGTCGGTCTTCTTTTCCGGCGACGTGCCGAGCGCCCGTCGGTTGCGCCGCAGTAAGCACCGTTTCCGTATTCTCAACCGCCGTTACTCGCACGCGCATGTTGACCGCCTGCATCAGCAAAACGTGCAGAGTATTGAAACCAGTACGTTGCATCTGGCGCTGCTGGGCGATATGAAGCGTCTGAACTCGCTGTTCTGCGCTGTTGCCTATAGCGTGATGGAGCAGCCGGATGAAGACGACGAGCGGGATGATTATTAG
- the pepE gene encoding dipeptidase PepE, protein MELLLLSNSTLPGKAWMEHALPLIAGQVKGRRSAVFIPFAGVTQSWDDYTAKAAAVMAPMGVSVTGIHSVADPIAAIENTEMVIVGGGNTFQLLKECRSRGLLAPIVDVVKRGALYIGWSAGSNLACPTIRTTNDMPIVDPQGFDALGLFPLQINPHFTNALPTGHQGETREQRIRELLVVAPELTVIGLPEGNWIQVSDGHATLGGPNPTLLFKAGEEAVTLAAGHRF, encoded by the coding sequence ATGGAACTGCTGTTACTGAGTAATTCAACGCTACCGGGCAAAGCCTGGATGGAACATGCGCTGCCGCTGATTGCCGGCCAGGTCAAAGGCCGCCGTTCGGCGGTATTTATTCCCTTCGCCGGGGTGACGCAAAGCTGGGATGATTACACCGCCAAAGCCGCCGCCGTCATGGCGCCTATGGGCGTCAGCGTGACCGGTATTCACAGTGTCGCCGATCCTATCGCCGCCATTGAAAACACCGAGATGGTCATCGTCGGCGGCGGGAACACCTTCCAGCTTCTGAAAGAGTGCCGCAGCCGCGGGTTGCTGGCGCCGATTGTCGATGTCGTCAAGCGCGGGGCGTTGTATATCGGCTGGAGCGCGGGATCTAACCTCGCCTGCCCGACCATTCGCACCACCAACGATATGCCGATTGTCGATCCTCAGGGGTTTGACGCGTTAGGGCTGTTCCCGCTGCAGATTAACCCGCACTTCACCAACGCGCTGCCGACCGGGCATCAGGGTGAGACCCGCGAGCAACGTATTCGCGAATTGCTGGTCGTGGCGCCGGAATTAACGGTGATTGGCCTGCCAGAGGGGAACTGGATTCAGGTCAGCGACGGACACGCCACGCTCGGCGGCCCAAACCCGACGCTGTTGTTCAAAGCGGGAGAAGAAGCGGTAACCCTGGCCGCGGGCCACCGTTTCTAG
- a CDS encoding YmjA family protein, protein MNNEIPLKYYDIVDEYSTECAEAVKDSERDCLAHYFQLLITRLMNNEEISEEAQQEMAREAGIAEQRIDDIANFLNQWGNE, encoded by the coding sequence ATGAACAATGAAATACCGCTGAAATATTATGACATCGTGGATGAGTACTCGACGGAGTGCGCAGAAGCGGTAAAAGATTCCGAGCGTGATTGTCTGGCGCATTACTTCCAGCTGCTGATTACGCGCTTAATGAATAACGAGGAGATCAGCGAGGAAGCGCAGCAGGAGATGGCCCGTGAAGCAGGCATTGCCGAACAGCGTATCGACGATATCGCCAATTTCCTCAATCAATGGGGTAATGAATAA
- the rluF gene encoding 23S rRNA pseudouridine(2604) synthase RluF, whose protein sequence is MLTDSSTRLNKYISESGICSRREADRFIEQGNVFINGKRAAIGDQVKPGDVVKVNGQLIEPREADDLVLIALNKPVGIVSTTEDGERDNIVDFVNHSKRVFPIGRLDKDSQGLIFLTNHGDLVNKILRAGNDHEKEYLVTVDKPVTDEFIRGMGAGVPILGTVTKKCKVKKEAPFVFRITLVQGLNRQIRRMCEHFGYEVTKLERTRIMNVSLTGIPLGEWRDLTDDELIDLFKLIENSSSEAKPKAKPKAKAATAGIKRPVVKMEKTNDKGGRPASNGKRFAQPGRKKKGR, encoded by the coding sequence ATGCTGACCGACTCATCTACTCGATTAAATAAATACATCAGCGAAAGCGGGATTTGCTCGCGTCGCGAAGCGGACCGCTTTATTGAACAAGGCAACGTCTTTATCAACGGTAAGCGCGCCGCCATTGGCGATCAGGTGAAGCCGGGCGATGTGGTGAAAGTCAACGGTCAGCTGATTGAGCCGCGAGAAGCCGATGATTTGGTGCTGATTGCGCTGAATAAGCCAGTAGGTATTGTCAGCACTACCGAAGATGGCGAGCGCGATAATATTGTCGACTTCGTGAACCACAGTAAACGTGTGTTCCCGATTGGCCGTCTCGATAAAGACTCCCAGGGGTTAATTTTCCTGACCAACCATGGCGATCTGGTCAACAAAATCCTGCGCGCCGGCAACGACCACGAAAAAGAGTATCTGGTCACCGTCGATAAGCCGGTTACCGATGAGTTTATTCGTGGCATGGGCGCGGGGGTGCCGATTCTTGGTACCGTGACCAAGAAATGTAAGGTCAAGAAAGAAGCGCCGTTCGTGTTCCGCATTACGCTGGTTCAGGGGTTAAACCGTCAGATCCGCCGCATGTGTGAGCATTTCGGCTATGAAGTCACGAAGCTGGAGCGGACGCGCATTATGAACGTTAGCCTGACGGGCATTCCCCTGGGTGAGTGGCGCGATTTAACCGATGATGAGCTGATCGACCTGTTCAAGCTGATTGAAAATTCCTCTTCCGAAGCGAAGCCAAAAGCTAAACCGAAGGCCAAAGCGGCGACCGCCGGGATCAAGCGCCCGGTGGTGAAGATGGAAAAAACCAACGATAAAGGAGGCCGTCCGGCCTCGAACGGTAAACGTTTCGCTCAGCCGGGACGTAAAAAGAAAGGCCGCTAA
- a CDS encoding DUF3811 domain-containing protein encodes MALPRITQKEMTEREQRELKTLLDRARIAHGRPLSNAETNSVKKEYIDKLMALREAEAKKARQAKKQQAYKVDKEATFSWSANTPTRGRR; translated from the coding sequence ATGGCACTCCCCCGCATTACACAAAAAGAGATGACCGAGCGCGAACAGCGCGAATTGAAAACGCTGTTGGACCGCGCGCGTATCGCGCACGGCCGCCCGCTGAGCAATGCGGAAACGAACAGCGTAAAAAAGGAATATATCGATAAGCTGATGGCGCTGCGCGAAGCGGAAGCGAAGAAAGCCCGCCAGGCGAAAAAACAGCAGGCTTACAAAGTAGACAAAGAGGCGACATTTTCGTGGTCGGCGAATACGCCGACCCGCGGCAGGCGTTAG
- a CDS encoding type II toxin-antitoxin system RelE/ParE family toxin, translating to MLNQGQSLRRIVWMGSSFDDLRQFPEEVRRDAGFQLYRLQAGLEAADWKAMPQLGRGVEEIRLRHYSGAYRVIYLARFEAEVYVLHCFNKKTRRTAEHEKQIVRSRLQLIPQEHRSRK from the coding sequence ATGTTGAATCAAGGGCAAAGTTTACGACGTATTGTCTGGATGGGGTCTTCCTTTGATGATTTGCGCCAATTTCCTGAGGAGGTCCGCCGTGATGCCGGTTTCCAGCTTTACCGTTTACAGGCGGGGTTAGAAGCTGCTGATTGGAAAGCAATGCCTCAGTTGGGTCGAGGCGTGGAGGAAATACGGTTACGTCATTATTCCGGCGCTTATCGGGTGATTTACCTTGCTCGTTTTGAGGCAGAGGTTTATGTCCTGCACTGTTTTAACAAAAAAACTCGACGTACCGCCGAACATGAAAAACAAATTGTCAGAAGCCGTTTGCAGCTTATACCGCAGGAACACAGGAGTCGTAAATGA
- a CDS encoding helix-turn-helix domain-containing protein: MNRKKVDGIRHVTAAETNIFRELGFDDCEAERLRAQAEQEVEQLMILKRQLMQEIAEWIDENQLKQADAAAKLNISRPRISDVVNQKTSKFTLDALVMMLMKLGKPVSLQVG; the protein is encoded by the coding sequence ATGAATCGTAAGAAAGTAGATGGCATCCGTCACGTGACGGCAGCAGAGACGAATATTTTCCGTGAACTCGGCTTTGATGACTGTGAAGCGGAGCGGTTAAGGGCGCAAGCGGAACAAGAAGTTGAACAGCTAATGATACTAAAGCGGCAACTCATGCAGGAAATTGCTGAGTGGATAGATGAAAATCAACTGAAGCAAGCGGATGCTGCAGCGAAGTTGAATATTTCACGACCACGTATTTCAGATGTGGTAAACCAGAAAACCAGTAAGTTTACCCTTGATGCGTTGGTCATGATGTTAATGAAGTTAGGCAAGCCGGTGAGTTTACAGGTGGGATAA
- the panS gene encoding ketopantoate/pantoate/pantothenate transporter PanS yields MLATLTRLFPLWALLLSVMAYYTPTTFTPIGPWVTTLLMLIMFGMGVHLKLDDFKRVLSRPAPVAAGIFLHYLVMPLAAWVLALLFHMPPELSAGMVLVGSVASGTASNVMIYLAKGDVALSVTISSVSTLVGVVATPLLTRLYVDAHIQVDVMGMLLSILQIVVIPIGLGLIVHHLLPKVVKAVEPFLPAFSMLCILAIISAVVAGSASHIASVGLVVIVAVILHNAIGLLGGYWGGRLFGFDESTCRTLAIEVGMQNSGLAAALGKIYFGPLAALPGALFSVWHNLSGSLLAGYWSGKPTTKKGNQR; encoded by the coding sequence ATGCTCGCCACGCTTACGCGGCTGTTCCCCTTATGGGCGCTGCTGCTCTCCGTCATGGCTTATTACACGCCAACCACTTTTACCCCTATCGGCCCGTGGGTCACCACGCTGCTGATGCTGATTATGTTCGGCATGGGCGTCCATTTGAAGCTGGACGATTTTAAGCGCGTGCTATCACGTCCGGCGCCGGTCGCTGCGGGAATTTTTCTGCATTACCTGGTGATGCCGCTCGCCGCCTGGGTACTGGCGCTGCTGTTCCACATGCCGCCAGAACTCTCCGCCGGGATGGTGCTGGTCGGCAGCGTCGCCAGCGGCACGGCATCCAACGTCATGATCTACCTGGCGAAAGGCGATGTCGCGCTGTCGGTAACCATCTCTTCCGTTTCTACGCTGGTTGGCGTGGTTGCCACGCCGTTGCTGACGCGCCTGTACGTTGATGCGCACATTCAGGTCGATGTGATGGGCATGTTGCTAAGCATCCTGCAAATCGTGGTGATCCCAATCGGCCTCGGTCTGATTGTCCATCACCTGTTGCCAAAAGTGGTAAAGGCGGTGGAACCCTTCCTTCCCGCCTTCTCCATGCTGTGCATCCTGGCGATTATCAGCGCCGTGGTCGCCGGTTCCGCATCGCATATCGCTTCGGTAGGCCTGGTGGTTATCGTGGCGGTGATCCTGCATAACGCTATTGGCCTGCTCGGCGGGTACTGGGGCGGGCGCCTGTTCGGTTTTGATGAATCCACCTGCCGCACCCTGGCGATCGAAGTGGGTATGCAAAACTCCGGCCTCGCCGCGGCCCTCGGGAAAATCTACTTCGGCCCACTGGCCGCCCTGCCCGGCGCGCTGTTCTCGGTATGGCATAACCTTTCCGGCTCGCTGCTGGCGGGTTACTGGTCCGGTAAGCCGACGACCAAAAAAGGCAACCAGCGCTAA